GTTAGTTTTTTAATAATGCTGTTTAACAACCCTCACCAAATTACTGAATGTTTAACAATCAGCTCTTGCAAGCCAGGGTGGGCTGGCCCAAGCTCACCCTTAGGGCTATGGTTTCTCTATCTCAGACACACCTGGGACATCAAATTGTAGTTTTCAAGCTGAGTGAAACTTAGAACCAGAGGGTAAAATGGTGGTtgcagaggctggggtgggggaaatgatggtcaaagggcacaaacttccagttagaagatgaataagatctggagatctaatgtacatcATGGTGACGGTGGTTAACAAGACTGTAGTGTGTACTTGACGTTTGCTAAGAGAGTTGATCTCAAGTGTTCAGATGGTGGCTTTGTGAGATGGCAGATGGGTTAATTAGCCTGATTGTAGCAATCATTTCACAGTGCATACATATATGAAATTgtcaccttaaaaaaaatctgagtgaacagccataaaaaagaatgaaatattgccattcgcggcaacatggatggacccagagattatcataccgagtgaagtGAGTTAACGACAAATattttgatatcacttatattggaatctaaaacataatgtaaataaatttatttataaaagagaaacaaactcacagacatagaaaataaacttatggttaccaaaggggaaaagggtggggagagggataaattaggagtttgggattaacagatatataccattatatataaaatatataaacaataagggtttactgtatagcacagggaactatattcaatatctcacaataacctataatggaagagcaTCTGCAAAAATAGATGtataacacaacaatgtaaagcaattatactccaataaagatgttaaaaatatatatatgtagggcttccctggtggcacagcgctTAAGAatcccgcctgccaatgcaggggacacgggttagagccctggtccgggaagatcccacatgccgcggagcaactaagcccgtgcgtcacaactactgagcctgcgctctagagcccacgagccacaactactgagcctgcgagccacaactactgaagcctgcacggctagagcccgtgctctgcaacaagagaagccaccacaatgagaagcccgtgcactgcaacaaagacccaactcagccaaaaataagtaaataaatttataaaaaatatatatatgtataactgaatcactttgctgtacacctgaaactaacacaatattgtaaatcaactatactttgatcaAAGAAAAAAGCTGAGTGAAACTGACAACTGATTACAATAAGATGTCAGGCAGGCTGAGCATGTAACCCCCACCTCTGCATGGACCGCCTGGGTGCCAGGGTTCTGTCTCCATCCCTCCCCGTCTCACCTCAGACACTGTAGAAAACACTGGGGGTGTTTCAAGGCGTTGCACAGAAACTCCATGACCTGGCATCTCACTTCCGTGTCTTGTATTTCCAAGTATCTCAGGTACTGGTTTTCCACCAAAACTCTGATTAAGTCTTCATTCAACACGAGGGGGCTCACATGCCTAAAGCTGCAGAGGTAAGCAGTGTCCGGTTATCATAGGCTCGCATCAGCCCATCAGCTCTTTTTTCTTGaaaagttttattgaggtataatcgaCACACCAAAAAAAGTGCATCTATCATATATCTAATGCACCCAATTTCATGAGTTTGGACGTGttcatacacccatgaaaccatcaccacaatcaaggtggctaattagttttttttcccctccagcttTGTTGAGATGATACAGATAACAACGTAtcagtttaaagtgtacagcactTGTTGATTTGATGCacttacatattgcaaaatgattaccacctgAGCATCAGCTAACCGCCTCCATCTGGTCACATACTTACCATTTCTATTTTGGGGTGAGAACATTGAAggtctattctcttagcaactttcaagtatacgaTACAGTATTgtgaactatagtcaccatgctgtgcattagatccccgGAAAGTATTCAAtgtttaactggaagtttgtagtacattttgaccaacatctccccatttgcTAATTAGTTCTTCTTCGTTCAATCAGTCCATAAATGCGTGAGGCCCCTTTCTGTGCAGCCCAGGGCTCCAAACTGGATTCTCTTCTCAGCTCAGCCTCCTAGTTGGACGACCTTACATGAATCACTTAATCTCCCCAAGCTTCATTTCACGTCCTCGAGAGAGCTCATGACATTTTCCACTTAGGACGGTCGCGAGAATGAACACAAGTGATGCCTGTAAGAGGTTCTGCATAGGGCTTGATGTAGAAAGGGAGGCACTCAAAAAATGGGAGCTAGGGATTTCCCGGGTAGTCCAGGGGTTaaaacttcgccttccaatgcagggggtgtgggtttgatctctggtctgggagctaagattcccacatgccttgcggccagaaaagcaaaacataaaacagaagcaatagtgtaacaaattcaataaaaacttttaaaaaattggtccatatcaaaaaaaatcttttaaaaaaaatgggagtTAATGATAATCATTATAATAACAGGAGAGAAAATAGGTCAGATACTGGTCAAGTGGGCCATTTCAAGGAATTTTGATGAAGTATTGAGTTTCTGGGTTTTAAAAACCATAGGGAGAGGGTGTATAAGGTAATAGCTAAGAGAACTGATTCTGGAGCCACTGATTCTGGAGTTTAAATCTGTATTCCAATTAGGTACCAGCTGTGTAACCTCGTGCCCTAGCTTCCTCATGAAATACCTACTTCTTTAGGATGGTTGTGAGTTTTAAGAGCACTGAAACACAGTGCTGGACCTAAGAGAGCCCAGCAGAGGGTGAGTGCTACATAAATGTCTGTACATTTTTTGCTATTGAAGATAATGTTGCAGTGATGTTCTCAACCATTCTTCCGAgtatgtgcatatgtatttaccTTGGGTGGATTTAAAAAAGTGGACCTTGGGGTCAAGGTGCACATGCATTTTTCATTTCGTAGAGCTTGCCAAACTGCAGTTGGATCTGGCTCACCTTCTTCCCTCTTTCATGGAAATCTTGACCTGTGACACGCAGGGGCCTGCTAAGCGTGGTGCATCACAGAAGTGGGGTGTGGTGATGGAGGAGGCGAGCCTCAGACCACCTGAGATGGAGAGCGTTCCCCAaagcttaccagctgtgtgatctcagacaagtcacttaacctctctggttctcccttttaaaaaaatcaggataaCAGTACTTACCTCAAAGGAATGCAGTGGTAAACCATACTAAGTACCTGCTTAGCACATGACGATTCGAGCAGTAAAAACAACTaggagttttagttttttgaggaacctccatgctgttttccacagtggccgcCAATTCACGttttcaccaacagtgcactggggttctcttttctctacatcctcaccaacacttgttatctcttgtgtttctgatgacaggtgtgaggggatatgtcattgtggttttcatctgCATTCCTCTAATGTTTAGTGacgttgagcctcttttcatgagcctgttggccatctgtatgtcttctttagaaaaacaacctcacttacatgtggaatctaaaaaataacgaAACTCATAGAcaaagagatcagatttatggttgtcaggggtggggggtgggggaattgagtgaaggtggtcagaaggtacaaacttccaattgtAAGACAAATAAGTGCTggggtgactgtagttaacactgctgtgtggtagatttgaaagatgctaagagagtagaccatTCAATCACTGGGAAAGAACATTCTGGTAACTGTATGAAGTGATggttgttaactaaacttactgtggtcatcgttttgcaatatatgcatgtcaagtcattatgctgtaaaACTTAAAcctacagtgttatatgtcaattatatctcagtcaGACTAGGAAAAAAAACCTATGGACGCGGATGCCTTCAGCACGCCTAGCGTGAGCAGAGAGGGAAACAGTCTGTTTCCATGGAATTCCTTCCAACTAGGATGTGTTTTATACTCACATCAGTTTTTGGAGTTTACAGTGTGGATGTTTCAGTGCCGTAGAAAGGACCTTCACTGAATCAGGATCCATAGTACTGTTTGTCACAGCCAGGACTTCCAAACTCTCGTGTGTCCTAAACACAGAGCAGAAGTCTTGCCACCAGAGATAACACCTATCACTGCCCTCTGGTCTGTgtgggagaaaaagggaaaagggctCATCGTTAGAGATTAAGCTTGAGAAAACCTACTAGCAAGCCCAGGGCTTTCTTATGACCACAGACCCCTTTATGACTGTCATAAGATGCCCTCATTTAAGAAGATGCCCAGCAAAACTGTTACAGGATTTGTCATTTCATCCCAGGAAGACTCGTGGCCTCACTTCTATTTTCCTGTGACTTAGGGAGAAAGAGAGTTGCCTTTTAATCACTTAGAATTTATATGGGGGCAGAGATTAGGATGCAAAATATAATCCATAGTCTTACTCTGTGCATATGAAATtgttactaaaaagaaaaaactctatATAGGAACAGAATAAGGGAAAATTATTTGTGCTTTTtgggggactgggggaggggcacagtgAGCGCAGAATCCAAAATCCGGAGCAAgaccagcacatagtgtcttttgGCTCTGGGAGAACCTCTAATTTCCCCTTCATTCTTCCCCATCATAGAAAGTCTCGTTGGACAGCACTTCCTTAGAGACTAAAAGGCTTATGATGTACAGAATTGGGGTGATAGATGAAACGGAGTCCCCACATACATGGGAAGGAGGGTGTGAAGCATAGAGGCCAGGTAGGTGAACCACTCCTCTTGTTGGTTTCCAGGATTCTCCCAGTTTTAGCATGGAAATCGGCACCCCAGGAACaccttctgtttgtttgtttgtttttaacatctttattggagtataattgctttacaatggtgtgttagttgctgctgtataacaaagtgaatcagctattcatatacatatatccccatatctcctccctcttacgtctccctcccattctccctatcccatccctccaggtggtcacaaagcaccgagctgatctctctgtgctatgcggctgcgtcccactagctctctattttacgtCGTGTTCTATTTTTAAGACTGAAAGTCCCATGTGCAAGGGATCCCCTCAAGACGGAGGTGGTCGCCCTAGATGCCCAGGAGATGGTAGGCAAGGTCCCTGACAGGACCGTGAATCTATCAAGGGAGAGATGGGTGCACTTAcccagaggcaggaaggggaTCCGGGTAGAGGCTGCTCGCTTTGGTGATGATCAGGGTGACAGTCAGCTCTAACTCCTGCAAATGTCCACAGAACTTAAGGCAAAAGGCAGACACTTGCACGTCTTTGCTTCTGCTGATGACCAAAGTAGCTTTACGACAGTTGTTTAGGATCTGACTCACAAATACCTCCTCCCGGATTTCATGCAGACAGTTGAATAGCTGTGGGACTCCGTGGTGCGGGGTTGGTGGGTCACATTCATGGCGCTGGGCTGCGACCTTCAGCAATTTCTTCTTGTTGCCCAAGGACACCTTGCATCTGAACACCTGCTCCACGGCTAGAGCGCATGTGTCATTTAAAAGGCCAAATAAAAAAAGCGCCATCTGGGCGAGATGGTTTCTCTTTCTTCCGGGATGTGCTATCAGGCGTAGGACGTGGAACCGGTCCAACACATGGAAATTTCTGAGTCTTCGTGGGAAGCAGAGAACATACAACAAGGCGGCAAAAAATTCCTGAAAGGTCAAGTGGGCAAAGGCGTAAAGGTCTTTGTTGCCCACCACCCTTCGAAAAATATTCACGCTGAGAAAAGTCTCGATGTCCGTTTCATCCAGTCTGGCCAGGCTGAGATCTCTCTTATTAAACACCCATCTCCTTTCCCACATGCCCTCTGCGGCCAAGGAGCACAGACCTTTCAATTGTTCTTGGTGAGTCTTATTGAAAAGATTTCTAACCCTGGTTGGAAACAAGCTGGAAAGAAAGTACACGAATACAGCTGTGGCGTTTGGAAATGTGTGCAGGAGATTTGCTCCTCTCTCCATCTGCTGTTTCAGACAAGAACATACCATCCAGCAGATGACAGGCACCTGGCACATGGAGAAGAGAATCGTGTTTCCCATGACAAAACTCAAGGCTTCATCAGCTTCGCTCTTGTTTCTGAAGTACGTCCTGAAATACCTGGATCTCTCAGGCACACTAAACCCTGTAAGGGTTATCAGAGACGGGCATTTCAGAAAGGGATTCAAGTTCTTCCAAGAGGTGAACCTCAGGAAGATGATTAGCGTGGCCCCGGGAAGCATTCTTTTGCTCAGCAAACTGGTCAGGAGGACAGACCAGGGCACCTTCTGGCTCCAGTCTTCACTCAGGTCCTCTGGTCTATCTATGAGGGTTGAGGTTAGTTCCTCGAAGCCATCAAAGAGGAGCAGAAGCTGGTCTGCTTTGGATATGATCTTGGACGCCAGAGCCCGAGACCCGGACAACTTGCGTGCAATGAGCTCAGCGAAGCTCTGCTCGTCCAACTGGCCCATCTCCTGGCAATGGAAGTAGAAAGCGTTCCAGAGCTTGTGGGCGTAGAACTTGTTTTCTGCCCATTCTAACATCACTTTTTTGGCCAGGCTTGTTTTTCCAACCCCGGCGACCCCCTGAAGAACCACAGTTTTGGGCTGTCTTCCTTGAGGTTTTCTGGGAAGAAGTAGACAGGGTAAGAATGTCTCTTCTCTGTGTAGGTCTTGGTAAAAGAAGTCCATGTGGTTCCCAGGCCAAGCGGTCCTGTTCCATAGGGTCGAATATTCATTCATCAAGTGTAGTCTGTACTCCCGTAATTTATCTGGATGAATGAGATGGGAGAGATACGGGGTACAACGTCAGTTGTTTGTGAGAACTAACCGAACAATCAGGAAACGAGCCTTGATGTCTACATCCAGCTCCAGGACACAGTGCATCAATCGCGCACGTTTCcggagagcagtgcgtcaatTAAGAAGCTGCAAGGGACAGAACAGACAACTTGAAGTGGCTTAGACAAAGCAAGAACTGCTCGTTACATAAGAAGTGGGGGGCGGTTATAAAGCTCTGGAAATTGGTTCAGTGACCCCATAGCTTCTATTGGCACCGCAGTTCTTTTGGTCCCTACTTCCTATTTCTTAACTCTCAGAAGATGGCTGGGGTAGCTTTAtctatgttatttgtattttttaaattaaaaaatatatttttaaaattttattttggctgcgtcacacggcttgtgggatctcagtttccccgaccagggatggaacctgggccctcggcagtgaaagcgctgagtcctaatcactggacccccagggaggtCCCTAGAATCCTACTCTGATGGTCCAGGATAATGGAGacggggaaggagggatggattAAGATAGCTGCTGTGTTTGCCTACCTACTGACCATTCCTAGCCTGGCAACAGCACCCTAAATTTTTTGGAGAACCGCCCCCTTCCCACTCTCCGGCCGTCACTTCGGACGGTGGCTGGACCTACCATCAAGCTGCCTCATAAGCACATGAGCCAGCGCCCACCCACCAGAGCATTTCACCGCGTCATTCATCGAGGAGCTCGTGGTCTCAGTTCATTCAAGGGAGTGAGCTCCAGGACTTGTGTTGGAAAAACGAGAAATAAGCACTCTTTTTTCCTGCTGGTGTTGCTAAGGGCAGCTGGTGGCAGAAACGGCTGGTGTGCAGAGGAGGGACCACTCAAGACTGAATCcagtggaaggagggagagaagtgaTGTCTCGAGGAGGTAGCCTGAGCCCCTGCATCCAGCTGGGTTGGTGGCTGGACTTCCTGCTCAGGTGAGTGCCCAGCTGCTCTTTTTTCTGAAGTTCTGCTTCACAGAAGGGACACTAGACATGCTCATTTACAGTCTGCCTCGCCTTGGGGACGGGGCTTCTCATCCCCACCCATAGCCTGTTTCCCACCAGAAGCTGCACAGGGCCAGCACATACCAGACTCATCTTCCTCCAAGttcatttgtgtttctcttgGGTTCAAGGCCTCTGGTTCCAAGTTAGGTAAAATGTCTGGAACAGACAAACAAAGGAGCCCCTCACTGGAATGAAAACGTGGACAGAACAGTGAGAGCAACACGGAGGTAACAGGACCTTTTAGGATAGCGGCGGCCACGTCACTCACGAGTCTCATTCTCTCACCACCTTAGTTCAGGGAGAAGAAGAGTACCTAGACCTCCCATCGCGATGTTAGGAAGTGAGAAAATGATGGTATGTCAGAAGGTCCTTAGGAAGGTGTTTAATAACATATACATGTACAGCCCAGCCAAACactgcactcacacacacacatatatgtaaaacacagaaacactttaatatacatgtatgtgcatttaggaagcaacctaaatgtccatcgacagatgaatggggaaaaaagatgtggtacatacatacaatggaatagtactcagccatgagaaagaatgaaataatgccatctgcagcaacatggatggaattagagacatgtggaatctaaaaaaatgatacaaacgaacttatttacaaaacaggaatagacccccacacacagaaaacaaacttatggttaccaaaggggaaaggtatggggagggataaattgggagatagggattgacatatacacactactatatataaaatagataactaataaggacc
Above is a window of Balaenoptera ricei isolate mBalRic1 chromosome 19, mBalRic1.hap2, whole genome shotgun sequence DNA encoding:
- the NLRP8 gene encoding NACHT, LRR and PYD domains-containing protein 8; the protein is MSDVNWSSDSSSCPSSSPSPPSFSSHSPSSFSSSSSSTFPFKDGVMLYMVYLSKENLQRFKQLLVEESPRPGSLQISWDQLKTARWGEVVHLLIEYFPGRLAWEVTHDIFAKMNQAELCLRVQMELNDILPNLEPEALNPRETQMNLEEDESDKLREYRLHLMNEYSTLWNRTAWPGNHMDFFYQDLHREETFLPCLLLPRKPQGRQPKTVVLQGVAGVGKTSLAKKVMLEWAENKFYAHKLWNAFYFHCQEMGQLDEQSFAELIARKLSGSRALASKIISKADQLLLLFDGFEELTSTLIDRPEDLSEDWSQKVPWSVLLTSLLSKRMLPGATLIIFLRFTSWKNLNPFLKCPSLITLTGFSVPERSRYFRTYFRNKSEADEALSFVMGNTILFSMCQVPVICWMVCSCLKQQMERGANLLHTFPNATAVFVYFLSSLFPTRVRNLFNKTHQEQLKGLCSLAAEGMWERRWVFNKRDLSLARLDETDIETFLSVNIFRRVVGNKDLYAFAHLTFQEFFAALLYVLCFPRRLRNFHVLDRFHVLRLIAHPGRKRNHLAQMALFLFGLLNDTCALAVEQVFRCKVSLGNKKKLLKVAAQRHECDPPTPHHGVPQLFNCLHEIREEVFVSQILNNCRKATLVISRSKDVQVSAFCLKFCGHLQELELTVTLIITKASSLYPDPLPASGPEGSDRCYLWWQDFCSVFRTHESLEVLAVTNSTMDPDSVKVLSTALKHPHCKLQKLIFRHVSPLVLNEDLIRVLVENQYLRYLEIQDTEVRCQVMEFLCNALKHPQCFLQCLRLEDCPFSPRNWADLARNLKNNVHLKTLMLKRSSLGRFGPCHHLPVAQLEKLSLENCDLTSLSCKSLISSLTSNKNLTHLSLAKNALKDDGAKQLWNALQCSQYPLQRLVLRNCALTSECCRDMASALDKNKTLRSLDLGFNSLKDDGVILLCQALMNPDSGLRILELEKCLFTSVCCRAMASVLLNNQTLGYLDLSKNDIGFGGILLLREAVRKRKWGSEVSL